One stretch of Vicinamibacterales bacterium DNA includes these proteins:
- a CDS encoding ABC transporter permease: MATLFNDLRIAFRQLTRRPAFTATAVLTLAIGMGVNTVAFTVVNALLFKGSATSGHPDVGRIVTTPGGDEGGYGSLPDYQRFADATRGSLDLAAEGRASLAWRHDGSSDTAWVLFVSPNYFSMIDAPMIAGQQVVSKANGGPPAVVIGERFWREKLAAASLAGLTLRLNDIDVSVAGVMSGDYTGPAGIYSPDVWLPLDDVVLFGLSPKLLARDTRWLFLLGRLDAGASLAVVQGQLDAAVAGMARDWPGSHRERGARFRMLRDGNSELRGVAAGAAIGMGLIGLVLLLACFNVANLLLARAVERERDMGIRTALGAKPSRLLRLVVTEGFVIAALAGVLALVLAWWTQSIVSTFAIPIEQPQHLDFTPDRTVLAFIALIVLIAGVLPGLWPAIAAARVDVLRVLGSQGGNAASGRPSSLRRWLVGAQIAGSTAFLALAALLIQSFAYLADAPMGFARDRLVVAEFEPASNGFDADASERYVTALLARVRALPGVTDAAVADRVPFFIGFERETPVWPDGGECDAGNCPKVATLAAGPSYFKTMGIGMVAGREFTPADGASVAVVSAAFAKQQWPDGRGVGETLRLGGRAAAVTVVGITATHQTRGLDRERPTLYLPVGREQFEGALTVVARTADAPAPIVRAFAAAARTVDPKVSMFAVKTMAQRMAVQLWPFRTVSWLFSMCGGLALILGTVGLVSVVIHAVNRRRREFGVRVSVGATPRDLIADVLRGAGHLLVPGLIVGVMLSAALARVAQAAFIGVNVLNPATYLGVVLLQCAIVGVACLAPALRASRVDPLVALRSE, translated from the coding sequence ATGGCCACCCTGTTCAACGACCTCCGGATCGCCTTCAGGCAGCTCACCCGGCGGCCGGCATTCACCGCCACGGCCGTGCTGACGCTGGCGATCGGAATGGGCGTGAACACGGTGGCCTTCACCGTGGTCAACGCCCTGCTCTTCAAGGGCTCGGCCACCAGCGGCCACCCCGACGTGGGCCGCATCGTTACCACGCCGGGCGGCGACGAAGGCGGCTACGGGTCGCTGCCGGACTACCAACGCTTCGCGGACGCGACGCGCGGCTCGCTCGACCTGGCGGCCGAAGGCCGCGCCTCGCTGGCCTGGCGGCACGACGGCTCATCCGACACGGCATGGGTCCTGTTCGTGTCGCCCAACTACTTCTCGATGATCGACGCGCCGATGATCGCCGGCCAGCAGGTCGTCTCGAAGGCCAACGGCGGGCCGCCCGCGGTGGTGATCGGTGAACGCTTCTGGCGCGAGAAGCTGGCCGCCGCGTCCCTGGCCGGCCTCACTCTTCGCCTCAACGACATCGACGTCAGCGTGGCGGGCGTGATGTCGGGCGACTACACCGGCCCGGCCGGGATCTACTCGCCCGACGTGTGGCTGCCACTGGACGACGTGGTGCTGTTCGGCTTGTCGCCGAAGTTGCTGGCGCGCGACACGCGATGGCTGTTCCTGCTGGGCCGGCTCGACGCCGGCGCGAGCCTCGCGGTCGTCCAGGGACAACTCGACGCCGCCGTCGCCGGCATGGCCCGCGACTGGCCCGGCTCGCATCGCGAGCGCGGCGCGCGGTTCCGGATGCTGCGCGACGGCAACAGCGAGCTGCGCGGCGTGGCCGCCGGCGCCGCCATCGGCATGGGGCTGATCGGCCTGGTGCTGCTGCTCGCCTGCTTCAACGTCGCCAACCTGCTGCTGGCCCGGGCGGTGGAGCGCGAGCGCGACATGGGCATCCGCACCGCGCTCGGCGCGAAGCCCTCGCGCCTGTTGCGGCTGGTCGTGACCGAAGGCTTCGTGATCGCTGCGCTGGCCGGCGTGCTGGCGCTGGTGCTGGCATGGTGGACGCAGTCGATCGTCAGCACGTTCGCCATTCCCATCGAGCAACCGCAGCATCTCGACTTCACGCCCGACCGCACCGTGCTCGCCTTCATCGCGCTCATTGTCTTGATCGCCGGCGTGCTGCCCGGGCTGTGGCCGGCCATCGCCGCGGCGCGGGTGGACGTGCTGCGCGTGCTCGGGTCGCAGGGCGGCAACGCCGCGAGCGGACGGCCCTCTTCGCTGCGCCGCTGGCTGGTGGGCGCGCAAATCGCCGGCTCCACCGCGTTCCTGGCGTTGGCGGCGCTGTTGATTCAGTCGTTCGCCTACCTCGCCGACGCGCCCATGGGTTTCGCGCGCGATCGGCTCGTGGTGGCGGAGTTCGAGCCGGCGTCCAACGGGTTCGACGCGGACGCGTCGGAACGCTACGTGACCGCGCTGCTGGCGCGCGTGCGGGCGCTGCCCGGCGTGACCGATGCGGCCGTCGCCGACCGCGTGCCGTTCTTCATCGGCTTCGAACGCGAGACGCCGGTGTGGCCCGACGGCGGCGAGTGCGACGCCGGCAACTGCCCGAAGGTCGCCACGCTGGCGGCCGGGCCGTCGTACTTCAAGACGATGGGGATTGGGATGGTGGCGGGGCGGGAGTTCACCCCGGCAGACGGAGCATCGGTGGCGGTGGTCAGCGCGGCGTTCGCGAAGCAGCAATGGCCGGACGGCCGCGGCGTGGGCGAGACGCTGCGACTGGGCGGCCGGGCTGCCGCCGTGACCGTGGTCGGCATCACGGCGACGCACCAGACGCGCGGCCTGGATCGGGAACGGCCCACGCTGTATCTCCCGGTGGGCCGCGAGCAGTTCGAGGGCGCGCTGACCGTGGTGGCGCGCACCGCCGACGCGCCGGCGCCGATCGTGCGGGCCTTCGCGGCAGCGGCGCGCACCGTGGACCCGAAGGTGTCGATGTTCGCGGTGAAGACCATGGCGCAGCGGATGGCGGTGCAGCTCTGGCCGTTCCGCACGGTGAGCTGGCTGTTCTCGATGTGCGGAGGCCTGGCGTTGATTCTCGGCACCGTGGGCCTGGTCAGCGTGGTGATTCACGCCGTGAATCGCCGGCGCCGCGAATTCGGGGTGCGCGTGTCGGTGGGCGCCACGCCGCGCGATTTGATCGCCGACGTGCTGCGCGGCGCCGGCCACCTGTTGGTGCCCGGTCTGATCGTGGGGGTGATGCTGTCGGCCGCGCTCGCCCGCGTCGCGCAGGCGGCGTTCATCGGCGTGAACGTCCTGAACCCCGCGACCTACCTCGGGGTGGTACTGCTCCAGTGCGCGATCGTCGGGGTGGCGTGCCTCGCCCCCGCGTTACGCGCGTCGCGCGTGGATCCGCTGGTCGCGTTACGGTCCGAATAG
- a CDS encoding tetratricopeptide repeat protein, protein MHTKARLFLAIGLVAGWVSIGQLHAQIPSDLAIELDRMLAQVADAPAERNPGERARRLELLGDIEVRANMLGAARSAFEEATGLRTQNGPEDRDLGRLAFKMANVARLDKRPADADRWIEVAVTRLRTGAPASPEYADALMEVARAATARNDAARAEQAYASALEVVSKIQPGSPREAQLSEIMGDAAVRRKDLEGADRFYSRSLAVLETSQRNTVDYARVSNALAVVAASRNQAPRAQGLYEVALKLYEAQRPDSLEVSQILTNLGILQMNRGDLTGAEAMFRRSLTIKTSRKGAPEDLGTTHANLGLVLLEQGRMADAGAELKTAVDLRRSQAPPLEMASLLTSLARIERMRGRPDAATAAAREALELRRAQVPQSLLVAATATELGLAREAARAYDEALVLHREALGIREKLAANSTDVAESLERIAMVTSMGSDPIAARNAFERSVEAWSRVSPGSLDHVNVIHELGNFLVARGDPEEGLRRLREAVTLLEQSRTARPQGTLEARAQLVSRVQAYYGSPLRILAERGDAGEAFTLLDRMHERLRRARGTVEEGPPAMAPLEALKRGVEPGTLMVSFSVQPAGAYAFVATRDTPIRVYRLDEKGEALADRIQKFGERVQTRSSAAAYEAPLVADGRALFALLFGQFEDAAIKADRLLIIPDGPLEDLPFSALVRNPSGRTTWQYLVDWKPMVFAPSVTAAAAWTGSTGTPGSVGQLFPTTADPGPANAKLVGAAMPGGAIVSLWTPAERATDELADLFKLSLTQGRAREAALARAQRVMRDERGHMHPSYWAAFRYYGARGVR, encoded by the coding sequence ATGCACACTAAGGCACGCCTTTTCCTGGCCATCGGGCTGGTTGCCGGATGGGTCAGCATCGGGCAGCTTCACGCCCAGATTCCTTCCGACCTGGCCATTGAGCTCGATCGCATGCTGGCGCAAGTGGCCGATGCGCCGGCCGAGCGCAATCCTGGCGAGCGGGCGCGGCGGCTCGAACTGCTCGGCGACATCGAAGTGCGAGCCAACATGCTTGGCGCCGCGCGATCGGCGTTCGAGGAAGCCACCGGGCTCCGCACCCAGAACGGCCCTGAGGATCGGGACCTGGGCCGGCTGGCCTTCAAGATGGCCAACGTCGCCCGTCTCGACAAGCGCCCCGCGGACGCCGACCGCTGGATCGAAGTGGCGGTCACCCGCCTTCGCACCGGCGCTCCGGCCAGCCCCGAATATGCCGACGCACTGATGGAAGTCGCGCGGGCCGCCACCGCGCGCAACGATGCCGCGCGCGCCGAACAGGCCTACGCCAGCGCCCTCGAAGTGGTGTCGAAGATCCAGCCCGGCTCGCCGCGCGAAGCGCAGTTGAGCGAGATCATGGGCGACGCCGCGGTCCGCCGGAAGGACCTGGAAGGCGCCGATCGCTTCTATTCGCGCAGCCTCGCCGTGCTCGAAACCTCGCAGCGCAACACCGTGGACTACGCCCGCGTCTCGAACGCGCTGGCCGTGGTCGCGGCCTCGCGCAACCAGGCGCCGCGGGCGCAAGGGCTCTACGAAGTCGCGCTCAAGCTTTACGAAGCGCAGCGGCCCGACAGCCTCGAGGTCTCGCAGATCCTCACCAACCTCGGCATCCTGCAGATGAACCGCGGCGACCTGACGGGCGCGGAAGCGATGTTCCGGCGCTCGCTCACCATCAAGACGTCGCGCAAGGGCGCACCCGAGGACCTCGGGACCACCCACGCCAACCTCGGCCTGGTGCTGCTCGAGCAGGGCCGCATGGCCGACGCCGGCGCCGAGCTCAAGACCGCCGTTGACCTGCGCCGCTCGCAGGCGCCGCCGCTCGAGATGGCGTCGCTGCTGACGAGCCTGGCCCGCATCGAGCGGATGCGCGGACGCCCCGACGCCGCCACGGCCGCGGCGCGTGAAGCCCTCGAGCTGCGCCGCGCGCAAGTGCCGCAGAGCCTGCTGGTCGCGGCCACCGCCACCGAACTGGGCCTGGCCCGCGAAGCGGCCCGCGCCTACGACGAAGCGCTGGTGCTGCACCGCGAGGCGCTGGGCATTCGGGAGAAGCTCGCCGCCAACTCCACCGACGTCGCCGAATCGCTCGAGCGGATCGCGATGGTCACCTCGATGGGGAGCGATCCGATTGCGGCGCGTAACGCGTTCGAGCGATCGGTCGAGGCGTGGAGCCGGGTGTCGCCCGGCTCGCTCGATCACGTCAACGTGATCCACGAGCTCGGCAACTTCCTGGTGGCGCGCGGGGATCCCGAGGAAGGCCTTCGCCGCCTGCGCGAGGCGGTGACCCTGCTCGAACAATCGCGCACGGCGCGCCCGCAGGGCACGCTCGAGGCGCGCGCGCAGCTGGTGTCGCGCGTGCAGGCGTATTACGGCAGCCCCCTTCGCATTCTCGCCGAGCGCGGCGATGCCGGCGAGGCGTTCACGCTGCTCGATCGCATGCACGAACGCCTGCGCCGCGCCCGCGGCACGGTTGAAGAAGGCCCGCCCGCGATGGCGCCGCTCGAGGCGCTGAAGCGCGGCGTCGAGCCCGGCACGCTGATGGTGTCGTTCAGCGTGCAGCCGGCGGGGGCCTATGCCTTCGTGGCGACGCGCGACACGCCGATCCGCGTGTATCGGCTCGACGAGAAGGGCGAGGCGCTGGCCGATCGCATCCAGAAGTTCGGCGAGCGCGTCCAGACGCGGTCGAGCGCCGCGGCCTACGAAGCGCCGCTGGTGGCCGACGGCCGGGCGCTGTTCGCGTTGCTGTTCGGGCAGTTCGAAGACGCGGCCATCAAGGCCGATCGCCTGTTGATCATTCCCGACGGCCCGCTCGAAGACCTGCCGTTCAGCGCGCTGGTGCGGAACCCCTCGGGCCGAACCACCTGGCAATACCTCGTGGACTGGAAGCCGATGGTGTTCGCGCCGTCGGTGACCGCCGCCGCGGCGTGGACCGGCAGCACGGGCACCCCGGGCAGCGTCGGCCAGTTGTTCCCGACCACCGCCGACCCGGGTCCGGCCAACGCCAAGCTGGTGGGCGCGGCGATGCCGGGCGGCGCCATCGTCTCGCTGTGGACGCCGGCGGAACGCGCCACGGACGAGCTCGCCGACCTCTTCAAGTTGAGCCTGACGCAGGGCCGCGCCCGCGAAGCAGCCCTCGCCCGCGCGCAGCGCGTGATGCGCGACGAGCGCGGCCATATGCACCCGTCATACTGGGCGGCGTTCCGCTACTACGGCGCCCGCGGCGTTCGCTAG
- a CDS encoding twin-arginine translocation signal domain-containing protein yields the protein MFDNLNGSGLDRRSFLRGSAMFAAAIGVSVLPALAQQAPQKPEDEKKKDEPKDPFADDDKKDGEKKLVDAEGREYRVCPQCAYNMYKQGRMWVCENCGYSYVE from the coding sequence ATGTTCGATAATCTGAACGGTTCGGGCCTCGATCGCCGCAGCTTCCTGCGCGGCTCCGCGATGTTTGCGGCCGCCATCGGTGTGTCCGTGCTTCCTGCGCTCGCGCAGCAGGCGCCGCAGAAGCCCGAAGACGAGAAGAAGAAGGACGAGCCCAAGGATCCGTTCGCGGACGACGACAAGAAGGACGGCGAGAAGAAGCTGGTGGACGCCGAGGGCCGCGAATACCGGGTCTGCCCGCAGTGCGCCTACAACATGTATAAGCAGGGCCGCATGTGGGTGTGCGAGAACTGCGGTTACAGCTACGTAGAATAA
- a CDS encoding (4Fe-4S)-binding protein, with translation MTRDVIKRYTNGEVTVIWQPSLCVHSAICFHGMPEVFDPRRRPWVVLVGHATDAIIRQVEECPSGALSCERVGGAV, from the coding sequence ATGACCAGGGACGTCATCAAGCGCTACACCAACGGCGAGGTCACGGTGATCTGGCAGCCGTCGCTCTGCGTGCACTCGGCGATTTGCTTCCACGGCATGCCGGAAGTGTTCGATCCGCGGCGGCGGCCGTGGGTGGTCCTGGTCGGCCATGCCACCGACGCCATCATCCGGCAGGTCGAGGAATGCCCGTCTGGCGCGCTGTCGTGCGAGCGGGTCGGCGGGGCCGTCTAG
- a CDS encoding OsmC family protein translates to MRDVEVVSDASKLGQDITIGAFRLRADEETGKGGADTGPEPHEFMLAALGACTSMTLRLYADRKGWPLREVRVTLNGGPADGKYAITRKIVMVGELDAEQRQRLLEIANKCPVHRTLTGEVVIQTSEAPQ, encoded by the coding sequence ATGCGTGACGTAGAGGTCGTTTCGGACGCCAGCAAGCTGGGCCAGGACATCACCATCGGCGCCTTCCGGCTGCGGGCCGACGAGGAAACCGGGAAAGGCGGCGCCGACACCGGGCCCGAACCGCACGAGTTCATGCTGGCCGCCCTCGGCGCCTGCACCTCCATGACCCTGCGCCTGTATGCGGACCGCAAGGGCTGGCCGCTGCGCGAAGTGCGCGTGACGCTGAACGGCGGGCCTGCTGACGGCAAGTACGCCATCACCCGGAAGATCGTGATGGTCGGGGAGCTGGATGCGGAGCAGCGCCAGCGGCTGCTCGAGATCGCCAACAAGTGCCCGGTCCACCGCACGCTGACCGGGGAGGTGGTGATCCAGACCTCGGAGGCGCCGCAATGA
- a CDS encoding PBP1A family penicillin-binding protein, with protein MMSCLSPRNVARILGLVLSIAAGFTAYTIWQIKADVDRATARLTLDPGPASTLIYDSKDRPLSALYREHRLPVALEEMADDLVRAVLVAEDRHFYEHDGLDRPRILASMIKNLRAGRISQGASTITQQFARAAVQDRSRTYGRKLREVWLAHRLEAKYSKQAILQAYLNHVYFGDGYYGVEAAARGYFAKPASRLNAAESATLAALISRPSGFGLRRTPGRVRDRRDWVLRQMLAVRHIDATAFGTAIATPMTTMLATAAQRAAIDPTSVTPGPYFVSLVTEQLYHQFGIEKTLAGGLRVYTTLDTNVQRFAEDAVMKRLKEIDKKQKAGEPLQAALVAMEPATGYVRALVGGRNFAESSYNRATSAKRQPGSAFKPFVFAAALEAGFSPGTTIEGLDESVDSAQGAYLPAGEHELQSTTLRSALVHSSNRAAVHLMQRVGLRPTIDLATRMGLSEMPAVPSLALGTGEVSLLDLTSAYTAFANAGVLQPPVIIRRIEDADGHVLFRANEQGRRVFSESTAFLMASMLSDVISHGTGYNARQNGFSLPAGGKTGSTDDHADAWFVGFTPRLAAGVWMGYDRPQPIMRRGFASVVAVPAWAGFMKAATTGNKAEWMAAPAGISRIRRCKGSGGLATEYCELTGEVYDDLVAVGRAPDLCPLHSAPLGDVR; from the coding sequence ATGATGTCGTGCCTGTCGCCGCGCAACGTCGCGCGGATCCTCGGCCTCGTCCTCAGCATTGCGGCGGGTTTCACCGCGTACACGATCTGGCAGATCAAGGCCGACGTGGACCGCGCCACTGCACGCCTGACCTTGGACCCCGGTCCCGCGTCCACGCTCATCTACGACTCGAAGGACCGGCCCTTGTCGGCGCTCTACCGTGAGCACCGCCTTCCGGTGGCCCTGGAAGAGATGGCGGATGACCTGGTTCGCGCCGTGCTGGTCGCCGAAGACCGTCACTTCTACGAGCACGACGGCCTGGACCGGCCGCGCATCCTGGCGTCGATGATCAAGAACCTCCGTGCAGGGCGCATCTCGCAGGGAGCGAGCACCATCACGCAGCAGTTCGCGCGCGCCGCCGTGCAGGATCGGTCGCGGACCTACGGCCGCAAGCTTCGCGAGGTCTGGCTGGCCCATCGTCTCGAGGCGAAGTACAGCAAGCAGGCGATCCTGCAGGCGTACCTCAATCACGTCTATTTCGGTGACGGCTACTACGGCGTCGAGGCGGCGGCGCGCGGCTACTTCGCAAAGCCGGCATCCAGGCTCAACGCCGCCGAGTCGGCGACGCTGGCGGCGCTGATCAGCCGGCCGTCCGGCTTCGGCCTGCGCCGGACGCCGGGGCGCGTCCGCGATCGCCGCGACTGGGTGCTCCGGCAAATGCTGGCGGTGCGGCACATCGACGCCACGGCTTTCGGCACGGCCATCGCCACGCCCATGACCACCATGCTCGCCACCGCGGCGCAGCGCGCCGCGATCGATCCCACGAGCGTCACGCCGGGCCCGTATTTCGTGAGCCTGGTGACCGAACAGCTCTATCACCAGTTCGGGATCGAGAAGACGCTGGCCGGCGGCCTCCGGGTCTACACCACCCTCGACACCAACGTGCAGCGCTTCGCCGAAGACGCGGTGATGAAGCGGTTGAAGGAAATCGACAAGAAGCAGAAGGCCGGCGAGCCGCTGCAGGCGGCGCTGGTGGCCATGGAGCCGGCGACCGGCTACGTGCGCGCCCTGGTCGGCGGCCGCAACTTCGCCGAGAGCTCGTACAACCGCGCGACCAGCGCCAAGCGCCAGCCGGGTTCCGCCTTCAAGCCATTCGTGTTCGCCGCCGCGCTCGAAGCGGGCTTCTCGCCGGGCACCACCATCGAGGGGCTGGATGAGTCCGTTGATTCCGCGCAGGGCGCCTATCTGCCCGCCGGCGAGCACGAACTGCAATCCACCACGCTGCGCTCGGCGCTGGTGCACTCCAGCAACCGCGCCGCGGTGCACCTGATGCAGCGCGTCGGGCTGCGGCCCACCATCGATCTGGCCACGCGAATGGGTCTGAGCGAGATGCCGGCGGTGCCGTCGCTGGCGCTCGGCACCGGCGAGGTCAGCCTGCTGGATCTGACGTCGGCCTACACCGCGTTTGCCAACGCCGGCGTGTTGCAGCCGCCCGTGATCATCCGCCGGATCGAAGACGCGGATGGACACGTGCTCTTCCGCGCCAACGAGCAGGGCCGGCGCGTGTTCAGCGAGTCGACGGCGTTCCTGATGGCGTCGATGCTCTCCGACGTGATCAGCCACGGCACCGGCTACAACGCGCGGCAGAACGGGTTCAGCCTGCCCGCCGGCGGCAAGACCGGCAGCACCGACGACCATGCGGACGCGTGGTTCGTGGGCTTCACGCCGCGGCTGGCCGCGGGCGTCTGGATGGGCTACGACCGTCCGCAGCCGATCATGCGCCGCGGCTTTGCGAGCGTGGTCGCGGTGCCGGCATGGGCCGGCTTCATGAAGGCGGCGACCACCGGCAACAAGGCGGAGTGGATGGCGGCGCCCGCGGGCATCAGCCGCATTCGGCGATGCAAGGGGTCAGGCGGACTCGCCACCGAGTATTGCGAGCTGACCGGCGAGGTCTATGACGATCTGGTGGCCGTCGGCCGCGCACCCGACTTGTGTCCGTTGCACTCGGCCCCCTTGGGCGACGTGCGTTGA
- a CDS encoding succinate dehydrogenase/fumarate reductase iron-sulfur subunit produces the protein MSQATFRIWRSEPGGGSGAFTDYTTEISEGMVVLDAVHKIQAEQAPDLACRWNCKAGKCGSCSAEINGKPRLMCMSRLNSINLDQPVTVEPMRTFPLIKDLVTDVSWNFRVKKGLKKFKPRQADAPDGTWRMAQRDIDRVQEFRKCIECFLCQDVCHVLRDHDKHEEFIGPRFLVYSAALEMHPLDTDDRLGDLKDKNNIGYCNITKCCTKVCPEHIHITDNAIIPLKERVVDRFYDPVTRLLRMITG, from the coding sequence GTGAGCCAGGCCACCTTTCGGATTTGGCGAAGCGAGCCCGGCGGCGGCTCCGGCGCGTTCACCGACTACACGACCGAGATCTCCGAAGGCATGGTCGTGCTCGACGCGGTCCATAAGATCCAGGCGGAGCAGGCCCCCGACCTGGCCTGCCGCTGGAACTGCAAGGCCGGCAAGTGCGGGTCGTGCTCGGCGGAAATCAACGGCAAGCCGCGCCTGATGTGCATGAGCCGCCTCAACTCGATCAACCTGGACCAGCCGGTGACCGTCGAGCCGATGCGCACGTTCCCCCTGATCAAGGACCTGGTCACCGACGTGTCGTGGAACTTCCGGGTGAAGAAGGGGCTGAAGAAGTTCAAGCCCCGACAGGCCGACGCCCCGGACGGCACCTGGCGCATGGCGCAGCGCGACATCGACCGCGTGCAGGAGTTCCGCAAGTGCATCGAGTGCTTCCTGTGCCAGGACGTCTGCCACGTGCTGCGCGACCACGACAAGCACGAGGAGTTCATCGGCCCGCGGTTCTTGGTCTACTCCGCGGCGCTGGAGATGCACCCGCTCGACACCGACGACCGGCTGGGTGACCTCAAGGACAAGAACAACATCGGCTACTGCAACATCACCAAGTGCTGCACCAAGGTGTGCCCGGAGCACATCCACATCACCGACAACGCCATCATCCCGCTCAAGGAGCGCGTGGTGGATCGGTTCTACGATCCGGTGACGCGGTTACTGCGAATGATCACGGGGTAA
- a CDS encoding globin, with amino-acid sequence MLSEGDLYARIGEDGFARLVAAFYAQVPHDDLLGPMYPPDDMAGAELRLRDFLVGRFGGPPRYEESRGHPRLRMRHHPYKLDQRARDRWVELMDRALDQAALPADADVVLRAFFHQIATFLMNSRD; translated from the coding sequence ATGCTGTCTGAAGGCGACCTCTACGCCCGCATCGGCGAAGACGGGTTCGCGCGGCTGGTCGCCGCGTTCTACGCGCAGGTGCCGCACGACGACCTCCTTGGGCCCATGTATCCGCCGGACGACATGGCGGGCGCCGAGTTGCGGCTGCGCGACTTCCTGGTCGGGCGCTTCGGTGGCCCGCCGCGTTACGAGGAGAGCCGCGGGCACCCGCGCCTGCGCATGCGGCACCATCCCTACAAACTGGATCAGCGCGCCCGGGATCGGTGGGTCGAGCTCATGGATCGAGCCCTGGATCAGGCGGCACTACCCGCCGACGCAGACGTTGTGCTGCGCGCGTTCTTTCATCAGATCGCAACGTTCCTGATGAATTCCCGAGACTGA
- a CDS encoding fumarate reductase/succinate dehydrogenase flavoprotein subunit: MAAHATYSYDVLVIGAGGAGLRAAIEAANAGVSVGLICKSLLGKAHTVMAEGGMAAAMANVDDRDNWMVHFADTMRGGQYVNNWRMAELHAKEAPDRVRELEAWGAVFDRTPDGKILQRNFGGHRYPRLAHVGDRTGLELIRTLQDHTTYLGVTVHMEHTVIELILDNGRAAGVLAYDRERGRFHVFSAKAIVLATGGIGRAYKITSNSWEGTGDGHALAYRAGAQLIDMEFVQFHPTGMVWPPSVRGLLVTEGVRGEGGVLRNSEGRRFMFDDIPDNYKPQTASDPEEGWRYVMQDKTARRPPELLTRDHVARCINREVKAGRGSPHGGVFLDIAWIKERIPNAEEHIKRKLPSMYHQFKELADLDITKEPMEIGPTTHYIMGGIKVDGDSQESTIPGLFAAGECAAGINGANRLGGNSLSDLIVFGKRAGEYAAQHARKGSAPKVDDGAVEKAMKASLAPFERGAAGENPYKVQQDLQEAMQALVGIVRNEAEMQEAVQKLAGFNERASRAGIDGHREYNSGWHTCIDLRNLLDVSEAIARSAIERKESRGGHFREDYPDKVAEFGTFNISTKRSADGSMQVARIPIADMPAELKQVIEEQKQ; this comes from the coding sequence ATGGCGGCGCACGCCACTTACTCCTACGACGTCCTGGTGATTGGGGCGGGCGGCGCGGGACTGCGCGCGGCCATCGAAGCCGCCAACGCCGGCGTCTCGGTCGGGCTGATCTGCAAGTCGCTGCTCGGCAAGGCGCACACGGTGATGGCCGAAGGCGGCATGGCCGCGGCCATGGCCAACGTCGATGACCGCGACAACTGGATGGTCCATTTCGCCGACACCATGCGCGGCGGCCAGTACGTGAACAACTGGCGCATGGCGGAACTCCACGCCAAGGAGGCGCCGGACCGCGTTCGCGAGCTCGAAGCCTGGGGCGCGGTGTTCGACCGCACGCCCGACGGCAAGATCCTCCAGCGCAACTTCGGCGGCCACCGCTATCCGCGCCTCGCCCACGTCGGCGATCGCACCGGCCTCGAGTTGATCCGCACGCTGCAGGATCACACCACCTACCTCGGCGTCACCGTGCACATGGAGCACACGGTGATCGAGCTGATCCTCGACAACGGACGCGCCGCCGGCGTGCTCGCCTACGACCGCGAGCGCGGGCGCTTCCACGTCTTCAGCGCCAAGGCCATTGTGCTGGCGACCGGCGGCATCGGCCGCGCTTACAAGATCACCAGCAACAGTTGGGAAGGCACCGGCGACGGTCACGCACTGGCGTATCGCGCCGGCGCCCAGCTGATCGACATGGAGTTCGTGCAGTTCCATCCCACCGGCATGGTCTGGCCGCCGAGCGTTCGCGGCCTGCTGGTCACCGAGGGCGTCCGCGGCGAAGGCGGCGTGCTGCGCAACAGCGAAGGCCGCCGCTTCATGTTCGACGACATCCCCGACAACTACAAACCGCAGACGGCGTCGGATCCGGAAGAAGGCTGGCGCTACGTGATGCAGGACAAGACCGCCCGGCGGCCGCCGGAGCTGCTGACCCGCGACCACGTGGCCCGCTGCATCAACCGCGAGGTGAAGGCCGGCCGCGGCTCACCCCACGGCGGCGTGTTCCTCGACATCGCCTGGATCAAGGAGCGGATCCCCAACGCCGAGGAGCACATCAAGCGCAAGCTCCCGAGCATGTACCACCAGTTCAAGGAGCTGGCCGACCTCGACATCACCAAGGAGCCGATGGAGATCGGCCCGACGACGCACTACATCATGGGCGGGATCAAGGTGGATGGGGACTCGCAGGAGTCCACCATCCCCGGCCTGTTCGCTGCGGGGGAGTGCGCGGCCGGCATCAACGGCGCCAACCGTCTCGGCGGCAACTCGCTGTCGGACCTGATCGTGTTCGGCAAGCGGGCGGGCGAGTACGCCGCGCAGCACGCCCGCAAGGGCTCGGCGCCGAAGGTGGACGATGGGGCGGTGGAGAAAGCGATGAAGGCGTCGCTGGCGCCGTTCGAGCGCGGCGCCGCCGGCGAGAACCCGTACAAGGTGCAACAGGATCTGCAGGAGGCCATGCAGGCCCTGGTTGGCATTGTCCGCAACGAAGCGGAGATGCAAGAGGCCGTGCAGAAGCTGGCCGGCTTCAACGAGCGGGCCTCGCGGGCCGGCATCGACGGTCACCGCGAGTACAACTCCGGCTGGCACACCTGCATCGACTTGCGGAACCTGCTGGATGTTTCCGAGGCCATCGCGCGCTCGGCGATCGAGCGCAAAGAAAGCCGCGGCGGCCACTTCCGCGAAGACTACCCGGACAAGGTCGCGGAGTTCGGCACCTTCAACATCTCGACCAAGCGGTCGGCGGACGGCTCGATGCAGGTCGCGCGCATCCCGATCGCGGACATGCCGGCGGAGCTCAAGCAGGTCATCGAGGAGCAGAAGCAGTGA